One region of Brassica napus cultivar Da-Ae chromosome A10, Da-Ae, whole genome shotgun sequence genomic DNA includes:
- the LOC106370459 gene encoding protein DETOXIFICATION 52, with protein METTNITSQTNLLSKIDLEKQNPTKIFPPISELKAEAKSLFSLAFPTILAALILYARSAISMLFLGHIGELELAGGSLAIAFANITGYSVLAGLALGMDPLCSQAFGAGKPKLLSLTLQRTVLFLLTSSLVIVTLWLNLGKIMISLHQDPSISSLAQTYILCSIPDLLTNSFLHPLRIYLRAQGITSPLTIATLAGTIFHIPINFLLVSYFGLGFVGVSMAAAASNLFVVVFLVVHVWVKGLHEPTWTRPSSECFKDWAPLISLAIPSCVGVCLEWWWYEIMTVLCGLLVNPKTPVAAMGILIQTTSLLYIFPSSLGFAVSTRVGNELGSNRPKTARLSAIIAVSFAGVMGMTASAFAWGVSDVWGMIFTNDMDIIKLTAAALPILGLCELGNCPQTVGCGVVRGTARPSKAANINLGAFYLVGTPVAVGLTFWASYGFCGLWIGLFAAQICCAAMMLYVVATTDWEGEAKRARKLTCSEGVDVVISAQGNGDDLTEPFVYVVTVAAD; from the coding sequence ATGGAAACCACCAACATCACCAGTCAAACAAATCTTCTATCGAAGATAGACCTAGAAAAGCAAAACCCTACCAAAATTTTCCCACCAATCTCTGAGCTTAAAGCTGAGGCAAAGTCTCTCTTCTCCTTAGCCTTTCCCACTATCCTGGCCGCGCTCATCCTCTACGCTCGCTCGGCCATCTCCATGCTCTTCCTCGGCCATATCGGTGAACTAGAGCTCGCTGGTGGCTCCTTGGCTATTGCCTTCGCCAACATCACTGGATACTCAGTTCTCGCAGGCCTTGCACTTGGCATGGACCCACTTTGCTCTCAAGCCTTTGGAGCGGGCAAGCCAAAACTCCTCTCACTAACTCTTCAAAGAACCGTGCTGTTCTTGCTCACAAGTTCGCTTGTGATCGTCACCTTATGGCTCAACTTGGGAAAGATCATGATCTCTCTCCATCAAGATCCAAGTATCTCATCGTTGGCTCAAACGTATATTCTTTGCTCTATTCCTGACTTGCTCACCAACTCTTTTCTTCATCCTCTTCGTATATACCTTAGAGCACAAGGTATCACAAGCCCGTTAACGATCGCAACCCTAGCCGGCACCATCTTCCACATACCCATCAACTTTCTCCTCGTCTCATACTTCGGGTTAGGTTTCGTCGGTGTTTCAATGGCTGCAGCCGCTTCAAATCTCTTCGTTGTTGTGTTCCTCGTGGTCCACGTTTGGGTCAAAGGCTTACACGAGCCAACGTGGACACGCCCCAGCTCAGAATGTTTCAAAGACTGGGCCCCACTGATCAGTCTCGCGATACCTAGCTGCGTGGGGGTATGCTTAGAGTGGTGGTGGTACGAGATAATGACCGTTCTTTGTGGTTTACTCGTAAACCCTAAAACGCCAGTTGCAGCAATGGGTATTCTCATCCAAACGACGTCGTTGCTTTACATTTTCCCATCGTCCCTAGGGTTCGCTGTGTCCACTCGCGTAGGTAACGAACTAGGATCAAACCGCCCCAAAACGGCTAGGTTATCAGCCATCATAGCCGTTTCCTTTGCCGGAGTAATGGGTATGACTGCGTCAGCGTTTGCTTGGGGAGTAAGCGACGTATGGGGAATGATCTTCACAAACGACATGGACATCATCAAGTTAACAGCAGCGGCGCTGCCTATTCTCGGGCTCTGCGAGCTCGGGAACTGCCCGCAAACAGTAGGTTGCGGTGTGGTTAGAGGCACCGCACGGCCGTCGAAAGCGGCCAACATAAACCTAGGAGCGTTTTACCTCGTTGGGACGCCCGTAGCGGTCGGGCTAACGTTTTGGGCCTCATATGGATTTTGTGGGCTTTGGATAGGTCTTTTCGCGGCTCAGATATGTTGTGCTGCTATGATGCTTTATGTTGTGGCTACTACAGATTGGGAGGGAGAAGCCAAGAGAGCTAGAAAGCTAACGTGCAGTGAAGGCGTCGATGTGGTGATTTCAGCGCAAGGTAACGGTGATGACCTTACGGAACCATTCGTTTACGTTGTCACGGTCGCTGCTGACTAG